One genomic region from Nymphaea colorata isolate Beijing-Zhang1983 chromosome 12, ASM883128v2, whole genome shotgun sequence encodes:
- the LOC116266038 gene encoding exosome complex component RRP41-like, which produces MTSKGRGVSVPTYSPTVGARKSRASRDSKDGLRVDGRNPHQCRPAFMRTGAVNAAVGSAYAEFGSTKVIVSVFGPRESKKAMAYSDVGRLNCSVSFMTFSTQIRGQGSEDKEMSSMLHKALEGAIMLETFPKTTVDVFALVMESGGGDLPVIISCASLALADAGIKMLDLVTSTSLSCHGMDLVIDPTLEEERCQDGGFMISFMPSRNEVTQLAITGEWSTAKVAEAMELCIDACLKLGNVMRECLKAAATSVSE; this is translated from the exons ATGACGAGCAAAGGTCGAGGAGTCAGCGTCCCCACATACTCTCCAACAGTGGGTGCGAGAAAGAGTAGAGCATCCCGAGACTCAAAAGATGGATTGCGGGTCGATGGCCGCAACCCCCATCAATGTAGACCAGCAT TTATGAGAACGGGCGCAGTGAATGCAGCAGTTGGTTCTGCTTATGCTGAATTTGGCAGCACAAAGGTCATTGTTTCAGT ATTTGGTCCTAGAGAAAGTAAAAAAGCAATGGCATATAGTGATGTAGGGCGGCTGAATTGTAGTGTGAGCTTCATGACATTCTCCACACAGATTCGTGGACAG GGCTCAGAAGACAAAGAGATGTCCTCAATGCTTCATAAAGCTTTGGAGGGTGCTATAATGTTGGAGACTTTTCCCAAGACAACTGTAGATGTTTTTGCTTTGGTCATGGAGTCTGGTGGCG GGGATCTTCCTGTAATTATATCATGTGCAAGCCTTGCACTTGCTGATGCTGGGATTAAGATGTTGGATCTTGTAACTTCTACCTCTCTG TCTTGCCATGGCATGGACCTTGTTATTGACCCTACACTGGAAGAAGAGCGCTGTCAAGATGGTGGATTTATGATTTCTTTTATGCCTTCACGTAATGAGGTCACTCAGTTGGCCATAACAGGAGAGTGGTCGACTGCAAAAGTAGCTGAG GCAATGGAGCTTTGCATAGATGCATGTTTGAAGCTGGGAAATGTCATGAGAGAATGCTTAAAAGCAGCAGCTACCTCTGTTTCCGAGTAG
- the LOC116266243 gene encoding 29 kDa ribonucleoprotein A, chloroplastic-like, translated as MAASILFPSVSLSKPATDTLVSIRTRVAYASHLSLCPSGLKPLSFTCRKSVPSLSFVRNVALSAEYSQDHEEEEKEEEFSAGEASFSPDLKLFVGNLPFSVDSARLAGLFEQAGNVEMVEVIYDKLTGRSRGFGFVTMSTVQEVELAEKQFNGYELDGRTLRVNSGPPPQKLDNSSRGSRNGGGFNDSSNRVHVGNLSWGVDDLALETLFSEHGRVMEARVVYDRESGRSRGFGFVTLSSADEVNGAIDSLNGAELDGRPIRVSLAEARPRRQF; from the exons ATGGCGGCCTCTATCCTCTTTCCTTCCGTTTCTCTCTCTAAGCCGGCTACGGATACCCTCGTCTCCATACGAACCAGAGTCGCCTACGCTTCTCACCTCTCTCTATGCCCTTCCGGCCTCAAGCCTCTCTCCTTTACCTGTAGGAAGAGcgttccttctctttccttcgTCAGAAATGTTGCGCTTTCCGCGGAATATAGTCAGGaccatgaagaagaagaaaaggaggaagagttCTCTGCCGGGGAGGCCTCATTCTCTCCCGACCTAAAGCTTTTCGTGGGTAATCTGCCGTTTAGCGTCGACAGCGCGAGACTAGCCGGCTTGTTCGAGCAAGCGGGGAACGTCGAAATGGTCGAG GTTATTTATGACAAGCTGACGGGAAGAAGCCGAGGATTTGGGTTTGTGACAATGTCAACTGTGCAGGAAGTGGAACTTGCTGAAAAGCAGTTTAATGGTTAT GAACTTGATGGTAGAACATTGAGAGTAAATTCTGGACCCCCACCACAGAAGCTTGATAACTCATCTAGAGGCTCTCGAAATGGGGGTGGTTTTAATGACTCTTCGAATAGAGTGCATGTGGGGAATCTGTCCTGGGGAGTTGATGATTTGGCGTTGGAGACTCTCTTCAGCGAGCATGGAAGAGTTATGGAAGCTCGAGTTGTATATGACCGAGAGAGTGGCCGTTCCAGAGGCTTTGGATTTGTTACACTCAGCTCTGCTGATGAAGTTAACGGGGCTATTGACTCACTTAATGGTGCT GAATTGGATGGAAGACCAATTCGGGTGAGTTTGGCTGAAGCTAGACCAAGGCGCCAATTTTAA
- the LOC116265370 gene encoding protein CNGC15b-like, with protein MMTLQSSKSVRFQDDPEVADLTRCKSDSMVKLTFRIDGTQIPVSCPKKVDQQVPKISDQQGLKSTGKSLKSKVLSRVFSEDYERVRRKILDPRGTLLQRWNKVFLVACLISLFVDPLFFYLPGTEGACIEIDTPLEIVLTIVRTIADMFYVIHIFIRFRTAYIAPSSRVFGRGELVIEPSKIASRYLQKEFWVDLVAALPLPQVLIWVAIPSSNGSTLANTKNVLRFIIIFQYLPRLFLIVPLSSQIVKTTGVVTETAWAGAAYNLMLYMLASHVLGASWYLLAIERDVSCWEKVCNSQGPCQYRFLDCRRMDKSMEALRQSWVQSSKVTRICSPSSNFYEYGIYGDALNSGATSSKFFNKYFYCLWWGLQNLSCLGQNLQTSTFVGEISFAILIAVLGLVLFALLIGNMQTYLQSTTVRLEEWRIKRTDTEEWMRHRQLPPDLKQCVRKYDQYKWVATRGVDEEAILRGLPVDLRRDIKRHLCLDLVRRVPLFDQMDDQMLDAICERLKPALCTNGTCLVREGDPVNEMLFVIRGHLDSYTTNGGRTGFFNSCRLGPGDFCGEELLTWALDPRPSVILPSSTRTVRALVEVEAFALRADDLKFVAAQFRRLHSKQLQHTFRFYSHQWRTWAACFIQAAWRRFKRRRAVAELQRLESLGSADTPNQPETPALGIAVRAAARLAASARWSAVAFGGGASESSSGGVVAVQKPKDPDFSVEEEDE; from the exons ATGATGACGCTGCAGAGTTCCAAATCTGTGAG GTTTCAGGATGATCCTGAAGTGGCTGATTTGACAAGATGTAAATCAGATAGCATGGTTAAGCTGACATTCAGAATAGATGGGACTCAAATACCAGTATCATGTCCTAAGAAGGTCGATCAGCAAGTTCCTAAAATCAGCGATCAGCAGGGTCTCAAAAGCACGGGAAAGTCGTTAAAATCAAAAGTTCTTTCCCGGGTGTTTTCTGAGGATTACGAAAgagtaagaagaaaaatattggaTCCTAGAGGCACTCTCTTGCAGCGTTGGAATAAAGTTTTTCTAGTGGCCtgtttaatttctctttttgtgGATCCCCTGTTCTTCTACTTACCTGGCACTGAAGGAGCATGTATAGAAATTGATACGCCCCTTGAGATTGTCCTCACCATTGTGCGCACAATAGCAGATATGTTTTATGTGATTCATATTTTTATTCGTTTCCGGACAGCATATATTGCCCCTTCCTCTCGTGTATTTGGAAGAGGTGAACTTGTCATCGAGCCATCCAAAATTGCATCGAGGTATCTACAAAAGGAATTCTGGGTTGATCTGGTTGCTGCATTACCACTTCCTCAG GTTTTGATATGGGTTGCAATACCCAGCTCAAACGGTTCCACACTAGCTAATACAAAGAATGTACTTCGCTTCATTATCATATTTCAATATCTTCCAAGGCTATTCTTGATTGTTCCACTATCGTCTCAAATTGTGAAGACAACTGGAGTTGTGACCGAGACAGCATGGGCTGGTGCTGCCTATAATTTGATGCTATACATGCTTGCAAGCCAT GTGCTAGGAGCCTCTTGGTACCTCCTTGCAATCGAGCGTGATGTGTCATGCTGGGAAAAAGTATGCAACTCTCAGGGGCCATGCCAGTACAGATTCTTGGACTGCCGAAGGATGGACAAGAGTATGGAGGCTCTCAGACAGTCATGGGTTCAATCAAGTAAGGTTACGCGAATATGCAGTCCCAGTAGTAACTTTTATGAGTATGGAATCTATGGAGATGCGTTAAACTCAGGAGCAACATCTTCAAAGTTTTTCAACAAGTACTTCTATTGCCTCTGGTGGGGACTGCAAAATCTCAG CTGTTTGGGACAAAACCTTCAGACAAGCACTTTCGTGGGAGAGATCAGCTTCGCGATTCTGATTGCTGTTCTTGGCCTCGTGCTGTTTGCCTTATTAATTGGGAACATGCAG ACGTACTTGCAGTCGACGACGGTGAGGCTGGAAGAGTGGAGGATCAAGAGAACGGACACGGAGGAGTGGATGAGGCACAGGCAGCTTCCCCCGGATTTGAAGCAATGCGTGCGGAAGTATGATCAGTACAAGTGGGTGGCAACCAGAGGGGTGGATGAGGAGGCCATCCTCAGGGGCCTCCCCGTCGATCTGCGCCGAGACATCAAGCGCCATCTCTGCCTCGACCTCGTTAGACGA GTGCCGCTGTTTGACCAGATGGACGACCAGATGCTGGATGCGATCTGCGAGCGGCTGAAGCCCGCACTGTGCACCAACGGAACCTGCCTCGTCCGCGAGGGTGACCCCGTCAACGAGATGCTTTTCGTCATCCGGGGCCACCTGGACAGCTACACGACCAACGGCGGGCGCACCGGCTTCTTTAACTCCTGTAGGCTGGGTCCCGGCGATTTCTGCGGCGAGGAGCTGCTAACATGGGCGCTCGACCCGCGGCCCAGCGTCATCCTCCCGTCGTCTACACGGACGGTGAGGGCGCTGGTCGAGGTGGAGGCCTTCGCCCTCCGCGCCGACGACCTCAAATTCGTCGCCGCCCAGTTCCGCCGCCTCCACAGCAAGCAGCTGCAGCATACGTTCCGCTTCTACTCCCACCAGTGGCGCACCTGGGCCGCCTGCTTCATCCAGGCCGCCTGGCGCCGATTCAAAAGGCGCAGGGCCGTCGCCGAGCTCCAGCGCTTGGAGAGCCTCGGCTCCGCCGACACCCCTAACCAGCCGGAGACTCCAGCCCTCGGCATCGCGGTCCGGGCCGCTGCCCGACTGGCGGCGAGTGCCAGGTGGAGTGCTGTGGCTTTCGGAGGTGGCGCGTCGGAATCCTCGTCAGGCGGTGTCGTTGCCGTCCAGAAACCCAAGGATCCTGACTTCTCTGTGGAGGAAGAGGACGAATGA